A single window of Vigna unguiculata cultivar IT97K-499-35 chromosome 1, ASM411807v1, whole genome shotgun sequence DNA harbors:
- the LOC114162158 gene encoding UDP-glycosyltransferase 75C1-like, which yields MVLQRILLVTFPSQGHINPALQFAKRLISMGAHVTLLVTLHLYRRITKKITIPGLYVLPFSDGFDAGFFPVNNTAADYHLYLSELQRRSSDFVSELIVSTTAEGNPFTQVVYTLLVPWVADVARSFNLPTALLWIETATVLDILYYYFHGYADYINEETMAEASCSITLPGLPFSLSQRDIPSFLLQWKPTMLSFTFPAFEEQILQLDREINPTVLVNTFEALESAALRAVDGINMIPIGPLIPSAFLDGRDPSDSCFGGDIFPLSNDYVTWLDSKEEKSVVYVSFGSYLELSKRQMEEIARALFDCGRPFLWVIRGKENEEEVLELGMELEKKGKIVTWCSQVEVLSHGSVGCFVTHCGWNSTMESLVSGVPMVAFPQWTDQMTNAKLVEDVWKIGVRVDHDVNEDGIVEGKKIKRCLDVVMGSGDKACELRKNSQKWMGLARDAAMEGGSSENNLRAFVHHVGDKFTHTQVTPN from the coding sequence ATGGTTCTCCAACGCATTCTCCTCGTCACGTTCCCTTCACAAGGTCACATAAACCCTGCTCTTCAGTTCGCCAAGCGACTCATTTCCATGGGCGCACATGTCACTCTTCTCGTTACTCTCCACCTCTACCGTCGCATTACCAAAAAAATCACCATCCCCGGCCTCTACGTCCTCCCCTTCTCCGACGGCTTCGACGCCGGCTTCTTCCCTGTCAACAACACCGCCGCAGATTACCACCTCTACTTGTCCGAGCTCCAGCGCCGCTCCTCGGATTTCGTGTCAGAACTCATAGTCTCCACCACCGCCGAGGGAAACCCTTTCACGCAAGTAGTCTACACCCTCCTCGTTCCCTGGGTGGCTGACGTGGCACGAAGCTTCAATCTTCCCACTGCGTTGCTCTGGATCGAAACCGCCACGGTGCTGGACATTCTCTACTACTACTTTCACGGCTACGCTGATTACATCAACGAAGAAACCATGGCTGAAGCTTCGTGTTCCATAACGCTTCCAGGGTTACCGTTTTCTCTTTCCCAGCGAGATATACCTTCGTTTTTGTTGCAGTGGAAACCGACCATGTTGTCTTTTACTTTCCCAGCGTTTGAGGAACAGATTCTGCAGCTTGACCGAGAAATAAACCCGACAGTGCTGGTGAACACGTTTGAAGCATTGGAATCCGCGGCGCTGAGGGCCGTTGATGGGATCAACATGATTCCCATAGGGCCGTTGATTCCTTCTGCTTTCTTAGACGGGAGAGACCCTAGTGATTCTTGCTTCGGTGGAGACATTTTCCCTTTGTCAAATGATTATGTTACGTGGCTTGATTCGAAGGAGGAGAAGTCGGTGGTTTACGTGTCCTTTGGGAGCTATCTAGAGCTAAGTAAACGACAAATGGAGGAAATTGCACGAGCGTTATTTGATTGTGGACGTCCATTCTTGTGGGTCATAAGAGGAAAGGAGAATGAAGAAGAGGTATTGGAATTGGGAATGGAATTGGAAAAAAAGGGGAAGATAGTGACGTGGTGCTCTCAAGTGGAGGTTCTGTCACATGGTTCTGTGGGTTGTTTTGTGACGCACTGTGGGTGGAATTCGACGATGGAAAGCCTTGTTTCTGGGGTTCCAATGGTGGCGTTTCCGCAGTGGACAGATCAGATGACTAATGCAAAGCTTGTAGAAGATGTGTGGAAGATTGGGGTGAGGGTGGACCATGATGTTAATGAAGATGGGATTGTGGAAGGGAAGAAGATTAAGAGATGTTTGGATGTGGTTATGGGGAGTGGAGACAAAGCTTGTGAGTTGAGAAAGAATTCACAGAAATGGATGGGTTTGGCTAGGGACGCTGCCATGGAAGGTGGCTCTTCGGAAAACAACCTCAGGGCTTTTGTTCATCATGTCGGAGATAAATTTACGCATACTCAGGTCACTCCAAACTGA